One genomic segment of Canis lupus baileyi chromosome 9, mCanLup2.hap1, whole genome shotgun sequence includes these proteins:
- the PTGER2 gene encoding prostaglandin E2 receptor EP2 subtype isoform X2 translates to MGSISNNSGSEDCESREWLPSGESPAISSAMFSAGVLGNLIALALLARRWRGDAGRRAGRGNSISLFHVLVTELVFTDLLGTCLISPVVLASYARNQTLMALEPERRACTYFAFAMTFFSLATMLMLFAMALERYLSIGRPYFYQRHVTRRGGLAVLPTIYTVSLLFCSLPLLGYGQYVQYCPGTWCFIRHGRTAYLQLYATLLLLLIVAVLACNFSVILNLIRMHRRSGRSRCGPSLGSCRDGSGTRRRGERVSVAEETDHLILLAIMTITFAICSLPFTDNRAAFYVLQRWATPLAQ, encoded by the exons ATGGGCAGTATCTCCAATAACTCGGGGTCGGAGGACTGCGAGTCTCGGGAGTGGCTCCCCTCCGGCGAGAGCCCGGCCATCAGCTCCGCGATGTTCTCGGCCGGGGTGCTGGGGAACCTCATCGCGCTGGCGCTGCTGGCGCGCCGCTGGCGGGGGGACGCGGGCCGCCGCGCAGGACGCGGGAACTCCATCTCCTTGTTCCACGTGCTGGTGACAGAGCTGGTGTTCACCGACCTGCTCGGGACCTGCCTCATCAGCCCCGTGGTGCTGGCTTCCTACGCTCGGAACCAGACCCTGATGGCACTGGAGCCTGAGAGGCGCGCGTGCACCTACTTCGCCTTCGCCATGACCTTCTTCAGCCTGGCCACGATGCTCATGCTCTTCGCCATGGCCCTGGAGCGCTACCTGTCCATCGGGCGCCCCTACTTCTACCAGCGCCATGTGACGCGCCGAGGCGGCCTGGCCGTGCTGCCCACCATCTACACGGTCTCTCTGCTCTTTTGCTCCCTGCCGCTGCTGGGCTACGGGCAGTACGTCCAGTACTGCCCCGGGACGTGGTGCTTCATCCGGCACGGCCGGACCGCGTACCTGCAGCTGTACGCcaccctgctgctgcttctcatcGTCGCGGTGCTCGCCTGCAACTTCAGCGTCATCCTCAACCTCATCCGCATGCACCGTCGGAGCGGGAGGAGTCGCTGCGGACCCTCCTTGGGCAGCTGCCGGGACGGCTCTGGGACCCGCAGGAGAGGGGAAAGGGTGTCCGTGGCAGAGGAGACGGACCACCTCATTCTCCTGGCTATTATGACCATCACCTTCGCCATCTGCTCCTTGCCTTTCACA GATAACAGAGCTGCTTTCTATGTCCTTCAAAGGTGGGCCACACCACTGGCCCAGTAA
- the PTGER2 gene encoding prostaglandin E2 receptor EP2 subtype isoform X1 has translation MGSISNNSGSEDCESREWLPSGESPAISSAMFSAGVLGNLIALALLARRWRGDAGRRAGRGNSISLFHVLVTELVFTDLLGTCLISPVVLASYARNQTLMALEPERRACTYFAFAMTFFSLATMLMLFAMALERYLSIGRPYFYQRHVTRRGGLAVLPTIYTVSLLFCSLPLLGYGQYVQYCPGTWCFIRHGRTAYLQLYATLLLLLIVAVLACNFSVILNLIRMHRRSGRSRCGPSLGSCRDGSGTRRRGERVSVAEETDHLILLAIMTITFAICSLPFTIFAYMNETSSRREKWDLQALRFLSINSIIDPWVFAIFRPPVLRLMRSVLCCRVSLRAQDATQTSCSIQSNASRLTFVDTS, from the exons ATGGGCAGTATCTCCAATAACTCGGGGTCGGAGGACTGCGAGTCTCGGGAGTGGCTCCCCTCCGGCGAGAGCCCGGCCATCAGCTCCGCGATGTTCTCGGCCGGGGTGCTGGGGAACCTCATCGCGCTGGCGCTGCTGGCGCGCCGCTGGCGGGGGGACGCGGGCCGCCGCGCAGGACGCGGGAACTCCATCTCCTTGTTCCACGTGCTGGTGACAGAGCTGGTGTTCACCGACCTGCTCGGGACCTGCCTCATCAGCCCCGTGGTGCTGGCTTCCTACGCTCGGAACCAGACCCTGATGGCACTGGAGCCTGAGAGGCGCGCGTGCACCTACTTCGCCTTCGCCATGACCTTCTTCAGCCTGGCCACGATGCTCATGCTCTTCGCCATGGCCCTGGAGCGCTACCTGTCCATCGGGCGCCCCTACTTCTACCAGCGCCATGTGACGCGCCGAGGCGGCCTGGCCGTGCTGCCCACCATCTACACGGTCTCTCTGCTCTTTTGCTCCCTGCCGCTGCTGGGCTACGGGCAGTACGTCCAGTACTGCCCCGGGACGTGGTGCTTCATCCGGCACGGCCGGACCGCGTACCTGCAGCTGTACGCcaccctgctgctgcttctcatcGTCGCGGTGCTCGCCTGCAACTTCAGCGTCATCCTCAACCTCATCCGCATGCACCGTCGGAGCGGGAGGAGTCGCTGCGGACCCTCCTTGGGCAGCTGCCGGGACGGCTCTGGGACCCGCAGGAGAGGGGAAAGGGTGTCCGTGGCAGAGGAGACGGACCACCTCATTCTCCTGGCTATTATGACCATCACCTTCGCCATCTGCTCCTTGCCTTTCACA ATTTTTGCATATATGAATGAAACCTCTTCACGAAGAGAAAAATGGGACCTCCAAGCTCTTAGATTTTTATCGATCAATTCAATAATTGATCCTTGGGTCTTTGCCATCTTTAGGCCTCCTGTTCTGAGACTAATGCGTTCAGTCCTCTGTTGTCGGGTTTCATTAAGAGCACAAGATGCAACACAGACTTCCTGTTCTATACAGTCAAACGCCAGTAGATTGACCTTTGTCGACACTAGTTAG